Part of the Vibrio ishigakensis genome, CCTGCTGTGCCGTTTAGATTCAGTGTGATTGGGCTCGCTGCCATACCGCCATTACCGTAGCGTTTAGCTATCTCTCCAGATAGGCTAGCGCCGATGGAGCGGTCAGTGTTTTTCACGTCATAGTAAAGGTTGAGGCTGTCGCGATTGATCACCGCTTGCAGTGCATCAGTAACGATATGCTGGTTGAGCTCAGCGCCATCAAACGGCTTGTTTGGCTCGCTCCAGAACAATGGATGACCCATTGGTGATACTGGCGCTTCCAAGATATCAGACAGGTCTAGCTTGCTTTGCTTAGCAGTAAAGCCTTCAACCGTTTCTAAAAGATCGGTACGACCGATAAGGTCGGTAAGCTTCTCGACGCCAAGCTCTGCCAGATAGCCACGTACTTCTTCGGCTAGGCCAGTGAAGTAGTTAATCACCATCTCAGGCAAGCCTTTAAAGTATTCGCGGCGTAATGTCTCATCCTGAGTCGCTACACCGGTTGCGCAGTTGTTGAGGTGACAGATACGCAGGAATTTACATCCCATTGCCACCATAGGCGCCGTACCAAAGCCAAAGCTTTCAGCACCCAAGATAGCGCCTTTGACTACGTCTAGGCCGGTTTTCAGGCCACCATCAACCTGTAGGCGAATTTTATGGCGTAGGTTGTTAGCAACCAGAGCTTGCTGGGTTTCCGCAAGACCAAGTTCCCAAGGGCTACCTGCGTATTTCACCGAAGTTAACGGGCTCGCAGCAGTACCACCGTCATAACCAGAGATGGTAATAAGGTCAGCATAGGCTTTAGCCACACCGGTGGCTATGGTGCCAACGCCAGGCTCAGAAACCAGTTTTACCGACACCATGGCACTTGGGTTGACCTGCTTAAGGTCAAAGATAAGCTGAGCCAAATCCTCGATAGAGTAGATATCGTGGTGTGGCGGTGGACTGATAAGGGTAACCCCTTGTACTGAGTGACGCAGACGAGCAATCTCGGCGGTAACTTTGTGCCCCGGTAGCTGACCACCTTCACCAGGCTTCGCCCCTTGGGCCACCTTGATCTGAAGCACATCAGCATTGGTCAGATAGTGTGGGGTAACGCCAAAGCGTCCTGAAGCTACCTGTTTGATACGTGAGTTACGATTGGTGCCGAAACGAGCTGGGTCTTCCCCCCCTTCACCTGAATTTGAGTAACCACCAAGGTGGTTCATAGCTTGAGCCAGTGCTTGGTGCGCTTCTGGGCTCAAGGCGCCAATAGACATGGCTGCTGAGTCAAAGCGAGTAAATAGGTCCTTGCTCGGCTCTACCTGCTCAAGTGGTGTAGGGGTTTGTGCAGGTTTAAGCTTCATCAAATCGCGCAGTGTGGAAACTGGACGGTCATTGACCTGCTTAGCAAAAGATTGATAGTCGTGATGCTCACCGGTTTTCACTGCTGTTTGTAGCTGCTGTACTACATCTGGATTGTAGGTGTGGTACTCGCCGCCGTGGACGTATTTCAGCAAGCCACCGTGCTCGATGTCTTTGCGTTTAGTCCAGGCTTTGCGTGACAGGTTAAACAGATCTTGCTGGAAGTCACTAAAGTGTGCCCCCTGGATACGACTACTCACACCCTTAAAGCAGAGCTCGATAATATCCTGATGCAGGCCAACTGCTTCAAACAACTGGGAACAGCGATAGGAAGCGATAGTCGAGATGCCCATCTTGGACATGATCTTAAATAGACCTTTATCGATACCCTTGCGGTATTTGAGCATCACAGTGGCGTAGTTGCTATCGATACCACCATTGTCTATCTGTTCACCCAAGGTTTCATAAGCCAGATATGGGTATACCGCGGTTGCACCGAAGCCAAATAGGACTGCAAACTGGTGAGGGTCTCGGGCTGTGGCTGTTTCTACTATGATGTTGGTATCACAGCGCAGTTGAGCCTCAACCAAACGATTTTGCACAGCACCCACGGCCATGGCCGCAGGGATAGGAAGTTTGCCTGTTTGTATATTTCTGTCCGATAGGACCACTAATACCAAGCCTTCCTCTACAGATTTCTCAACCTTGTTACATAGTTCAACAATGGCATGCTCTAGGTCTTGCTCTTGCGGGTCGAAATTAAGGTCAAAGTACTCGTGCTTATAGTGCTTTTGGCTAAGCTCCATCAGTTGTCGCATATCTGAGTAGAGAAGTACTGGCGAGTCGAATGTGACACGATAGGCGTGCCCATCGGTCTCATTAAACACATTCATCTCTTGACCGACGCTGGTGGCAAGAGACATAACGTGTTTCTCGCGCAATGGGTCGATAGGCGGGTTGGTTACCTGAGCGAATTTTTGACGGAAGTAGTCGGTTACTAGTCGCTCTTTTGATGAAAGCACCGCCATTGGGGTGTCATCGCCCATTGAGCCGACGGCTTCTTGGCCCATGTCGCCCAGAACATTGATGACCTGCTCACGTTCTTCACGGTTCAGGGCAAACTGCTTCTGATAGGTCTTTAGCTCATCTTCACTAAAGCTGCGCTGGCCAATCGCCTCACCGCTGAGCTGTTCGAACGGGGTCAGTTTGTGAACGTTATTCTCCATCCATTCGCGGTATGGGTGACGGCTCTTAAGGTCGTTGTCTATCTCATCAGAGTGCCAAAGCTTACCTTCTTTGGTGTCCACAACCAAAAGCTCACCGGGGCCAACACGGCCTTTTTCAGATACCTCATCCGGTGCGTAATCCCAGATGCCGACCTCGGAAGCGAGGGTAATCAGCTTATCCTTGGTAATCACGTAGCGAGCAGGGCGTAAACCGTTTCTGTCTAGGTTACAGGCTGCATAACGACCATCAGACAGAACGATACCTGCAGGGCCATCCCAAGGTTCCATGTGTTTGGAGTTGAAGTCG contains:
- the gltB gene encoding glutamate synthase large subunit, whose protein sequence is MALYDPNLEKDNCGFGLIAHMEGETSHKLVRTAISALDRMTHRGGINSDGKTGDGCGLLLQKPDSYFRLIAEEQGWNLGKQYAVGMFFFSQDPILAEQSKTIIEKELGKETLSVEGWRETPTNPDVLGPIATESLPAIEQVFISAPAGWGSRDIERRLYIARRRIEKALTDQKNFYICSLSTQVIVYKGLCMPADLPRFYLDLADLRLESAICLFHQRFSTNTQPKWPLAQPFRYLAHNGEINTIQGNRQWAKARAYKFSSPLLPDLQSAAPFVNETGSDSSSLDNMLDLFLAGGMDIFRAMRMLVPPAWQNHPDMDPDLRAFYDFNSKHMEPWDGPAGIVLSDGRYAACNLDRNGLRPARYVITKDKLITLASEVGIWDYAPDEVSEKGRVGPGELLVVDTKEGKLWHSDEIDNDLKSRHPYREWMENNVHKLTPFEQLSGEAIGQRSFSEDELKTYQKQFALNREEREQVINVLGDMGQEAVGSMGDDTPMAVLSSKERLVTDYFRQKFAQVTNPPIDPLREKHVMSLATSVGQEMNVFNETDGHAYRVTFDSPVLLYSDMRQLMELSQKHYKHEYFDLNFDPQEQDLEHAIVELCNKVEKSVEEGLVLVVLSDRNIQTGKLPIPAAMAVGAVQNRLVEAQLRCDTNIIVETATARDPHQFAVLFGFGATAVYPYLAYETLGEQIDNGGIDSNYATVMLKYRKGIDKGLFKIMSKMGISTIASYRCSQLFEAVGLHQDIIELCFKGVSSRIQGAHFSDFQQDLFNLSRKAWTKRKDIEHGGLLKYVHGGEYHTYNPDVVQQLQTAVKTGEHHDYQSFAKQVNDRPVSTLRDLMKLKPAQTPTPLEQVEPSKDLFTRFDSAAMSIGALSPEAHQALAQAMNHLGGYSNSGEGGEDPARFGTNRNSRIKQVASGRFGVTPHYLTNADVLQIKVAQGAKPGEGGQLPGHKVTAEIARLRHSVQGVTLISPPPHHDIYSIEDLAQLIFDLKQVNPSAMVSVKLVSEPGVGTIATGVAKAYADLITISGYDGGTAASPLTSVKYAGSPWELGLAETQQALVANNLRHKIRLQVDGGLKTGLDVVKGAILGAESFGFGTAPMVAMGCKFLRICHLNNCATGVATQDETLRREYFKGLPEMVINYFTGLAEEVRGYLAELGVEKLTDLIGRTDLLETVEGFTAKQSKLDLSDILEAPVSPMGHPLFWSEPNKPFDGAELNQHIVTDALQAVINRDSLNLYYDVKNTDRSIGASLSGEIAKRYGNGGMAASPITLNLNGTAGQSLGVWNAGGVNINLTGDANDYVGKGMAGGSICIKPHVGSAFESQEGAIIGNTCLYGATGGKLFAAGRAGERFAVRNSGTIAVIEGAGDNACEYMTGGIVAILGATGVNFGAGMTGGFAYVFDHNEDFQGRVNEESVEAISLEDLVIHQEHLRGLIAEHLDQTGSSHAESILANFDQWIPRFYLVKPKAADLNTLLGHQSRSAAELRVQAQ